In Silene latifolia isolate original U9 population chromosome 6, ASM4854445v1, whole genome shotgun sequence, the genomic window CCATATGagaatttgttctcattttttttttaacattcattcattcatcttacATTAAAATTTCACTCtactctcccacttctctctaaacttgTTTTAGAAATAAGACAttgttcatcataaattctaaatcacaatataagattactagtgtagtaataagtatattattagaattattgtaagggtactactatattaatctagttaattaatatactagtttaagggattagtcttgggtgcaatcaaagtaGGATCTCTACATTgcgattttggaggatcatccaacacattatagctcaagaacaaataaggaaggtgaccttatttgtgcccttattttcgagccactcaacaatgtaagggacattgtttttccttattaatctcttattttgttatgcatgcactagatctaaagaacacatattaagaagttaattagttcactattagaagagtgtaataataggtatatgaacctaacagcattcccataagctcccaagtcagctaatctttagtacctatcaaatctgctccccattatggttcctCACAgttgttcacgaatacacagtcaaccacgaggttgagtaggaataaagaCTAACAACAAGAACTAACCATAACAATCCACTTTCCATTCTCATAGCACAACTCcttgacaacgtgctccttcccttgacttagcacacctcccttaacaacgtgctcacattactttggtaccccacccttaacaacgtaccgccaacatgtaatagtacccctccctcacaacgtacatattaccatcaccccagtgtacaaactccctcaacaacgtacaactgactgccgcacagcttttcacaatttccacattcacaataaacgataacaattcaaatcacctcatcacaattattaatattaaccaaCATAAATCAATATAATtcacccttccaacaattacgatatcATCAATAAACATATGCAATATAATTCCCCCTTCAAACAATTACGATAATATAAACCAACAAAATACAATATAATCAATTCCACATTAACATAATCCATCCATTATACCAAACATTATCGaataagagttgagtaggatATATCCCTACCTGACAAGccattccaattaagcagctcaagcggtctaaataattaaagcaatccgaacccgattataatttcttcacaaatcttcacctaatcataatattttaattttccatcaattattaattattactttccattattatttatcaattataaattatattaattattcaaattacttaattattattattattattattattattattattattattattattattattattattattattattattattattattattattattattattattattattattattattgttattattattgttattattattgttattattattgttattattattgttattattattattattattattattattattattattattattattattattattattattattattattattattattattattattattattattaaggtcCACGAAATTAGAAACCCGATTACAAAACAAACCCGATTAAATTGTAAACCCGAACAACCCAAACCAACCcgtcacaaacacaaaacaccacCCTTCCATACACGGTTTCAAATCGTGTCCAACCTACCCCATAAACACCCTCCACTCCGACACCTCAGGAAACCACGACCACCACCCAACCCCGACACCACCAGCCTGCAACCCAACATCCTCCTCCACGCCCTAACCACCGGCTACACCACCAGCAGTAACCCACAAACCTACGCCCTAAACAACGCCTTCACTACCCGACACAACCAAACAACACCACCTACTCGACACACCCACAAAACCCGACCACAAACACCACCTAACATCACCTAGCCTGCCACCTATAACCACCACCCAACTCTCCAATCCACCCTTGACAAGAGCCACCCAATACGCCCTAAGTGAGGCCAGAGCAACCACCACAAACTCCCCCGAAAATagccacccccccccccccatagcACGGGTAGATCCCCTGTTTTCCCTTGTTTACTGCCACCACTGTCACCAACCGCCACATGCCACCACACCAACGCCACCACTGTGTTTGACTACCTCCCCCATCACAACCCTgccatgcccaggtcaagactcgcctattagagggttcaattaccTACTTCAATCCCCCACGACCAAACCCGCAACACCCCTAACCAGCCACCTTTAACCGCCCAAAAAACCACCCCAGAACGGTCCACGACGGTCAATGAAGGTCAGGTCAGAGTTACGGTGGTTTAGGGTTGCTCTAGGTCAAAGTcacgagtcctatggtggtctataggTGTTACGCGGTGGCTATAACAATCACGGTTACAAGTTATAAAACGAAATCAattaagtttaagacggttttacctttTATCGTTTAATTGCCTCTTCCGTGTCCAGAGCTCTTCTTctattttatgaattatttttcagaattatcatggtatttatagtctaagaTTAGAGAGTATGTGAAGCCAATTAGGAAACTGTTATAATTACaatattctttttttttggtgtaatgtgagtATTATATATATCATATCAAAAAATAATTACATGAGGTTCAAGGATCGAGTCCTGCTGGCAACATATCAAGCTAAATTCATACTTTGCAGCCATAGTAGTTCAGAATGGTCTACTAAAGCCTTACATTTCATTTTAACTCTTCTCCTAATGTCATCCTCTATTCGAGCAGCAACAGCTTCAGGTCTAGCTAACCAGGCATTGATCCTGGCATGATTTCTTTGGAACCAAATAGTATAGCAATAAGCATTGAACACGGCCACCCTGAATTTCCACTGTATAGTATTCCTGCTAGCAGCACTCAGAGCGCCTACTGTTAGGAAACTACCTCCAAACCAATGCAACAAGCACGTCTGAATTTTGACAGCATACACACAGTCCACAAAAAGATGCTCCACTGTTTCAGCTTGACTGTGACACAGTATACACCAGTCATCTGTGCAACAGCCAAACCTAAACAATTTACTCTTCACATTCATGCCTTCATTCATCCTCAGACAGGTAGTCATAGAGTGTTTAGGGACATTCCAATTGTTCCAAACTAAATTAGTCCAGTTCAGGGAAGGGTTAGCAGGAGTAAGCCAAGCATACCCCTCCTTGATAGAGTAACCTTTTGAGCACAGTATCCATTTATTCTCATGATATCCATGCTTGAGCTTCTCTTTAACTTTACATACATTTTTCCAGACCCAAGTTGCATCAGCAGGGGGGGTGTAGGTATGCCAGTCTTGCTCTTTGATATACACATCACTGATCCATTTAATCCATAGCCTGTCTGCTTTGCAATAGATCCAGTTTACCAGTTTTCCCACTGTGGCAATGTTCCAAATATCAGCTTTCTTTATCCCTAAGCCTCCCTCCTTTTTAGGCAAAGTAACTTTGTCCCATGCTACAAGGGGGACTCTGTGATAGTCAGATGAGCCATCCCACAGGAAATTCCTGCAAATGGCCATAATATGATTGATGATGCATTTAAGGATAATGAACATTTGGGCCCAATAATTTTGCAGAGTATTGAGTACAAAGATTGATGAGAGTCACCCCGCCAAAGATATGAAAGTTTTTTTTGCTCCCAAACCTCTGATCCTTGCCACCATCTTTTCAGTTAGGGCAGTACATTCTTTTTTGGTGAGCCTACCTGCTTTAATAGGTACTCCCAGGTATCTGAAAGGCATGGTGCCCTCCCTGAAACCGTGACCTGTTTGATACCCTCTCTAATCTCCTCAGGGACTCCATTAAAGAAAATTTCAGACTTGGAGTTATTCATGGCTAATCCAGATGCTTTTGA contains:
- the LOC141588005 gene encoding uncharacterized protein LOC141588005 translates to MAICRNFLWDGSSDYHRVPLVAWDKVTLPKKEGGLGIKKADIWNIATVGKLVNWIYCKADRLWIKWISDVYIKEQDWHTYTPPADATWVWKNVCKVKEKLKHGYHENKWILCSKGYSIKEGYAWLTPANPSLNWTNLVWNNWNVPKHSMTTCLRMNEGMNVKSKLFRFGCCTDDWCILCHSQAETVEHLFVDCVYAVKIQTCLLHWFGGSFLTVGALSAASRNTIQWKFRVAVFNAYCYTIWFQRNHARINAWLARPEAVAARIEDDIRRRVKMKCKALVDHSELLWLQSMNLA